The following are encoded together in the Equus quagga isolate Etosha38 chromosome 1, UCLA_HA_Equagga_1.0, whole genome shotgun sequence genome:
- the LOC124230409 gene encoding olfactory receptor 6C4-like: protein MKNWTTFTEFILQGLTDQPELQAVIFIFLFLAYLLSVLGNLTIIILTLVDPHLKTPMYFFLRNFSFLEISFTSIFIPRFLMSLTTGNKAISFAGCMTQYFFAIFLGGTEFYLLASMSYDRYVAICKPLHYLTIMSSRVCIQLVFCSWLGGVLAILPPFILMSQIDFCASNVLNQYYCDYRPLLELACSDTSLLELIVIFLAVLTLVVTLVLVTLSYIYIVRTILRIPSAQQRTKAFATCSSHLIVITFSYGSCIFLYINPSPKKGGNFDKEISLLMTSVSPLLNPFIYTLRNQQVKQAFKSTVKKIVKI, encoded by the coding sequence ATGAAAAACTGGACCACATTTACTGAGTTTATCTTGCAGGGCCTCACAGATCAACCTGAACTCCAGGCGGTGATATTCATCTTTCTGTTCCTTGCCTACCTGCTAAGTGTCCTAGGAAATCTGACCATCATCATTCTCACTCTGGTAGACCCCCACCTCAAGacccccatgtatttcttccttcgGAATTTCTCCTTCTTAGAAATTTCCTTCACGTCCATTTTTATTCCCAGATTTCTGATGAGCTTGACAACAGGAAATAAAGCCATCAGCTTTGCTGGATGCATGACCCAGTATTTTTTTGCTATATTTCTTGGGGGAACAGAATTTTACCTCTTAGCTTCTATGTCCTATGACCGCTacgtggccatctgcaaacccctGCATTACCTGACCATCATGAGCAGCAGAGTCTGCATACAACTTGTGTTCTGCTCCTGGCTAGGGGGAGTCCTGGCCATCTTACCCCCATTCATCCTGATGAGCCAGATAGATTTCTGTGCCTCCAATGTGTTGAATCAATATTACTGTGACTATAGACCCCTCTTAGAACTTGCCTGCTCAGACACAAGCCTCTTAGAATTAATAGTCATCTTCTTAGCTGTTTTGACGCTGGTGGTTACTCTGGTGCTGGTGACACTTTCTTATATATACATCGTCAGGACCATTCTGAGGATcccttctgcccagcaaaggacAAAGGCATTTGCCACTTGTTCCTCCCACCTGATTGTCATCACCTTCTCTTATGGAAGCTGCATCTTTTTATACATTAACCCATCACCAAAGAAAGGAGGTAACTTCGACAAGGAAATATCTCTGCTCATGACTTCAGTTAGCCCCTTGTTGAACCCCTTTATTTACACCCTAAGGAATCAGCAGGTGAAGCAAGCTTTTAAGAGCacagtaaaaaaaattgtgaagatttga